CGCGGCCGCTTCCTCGGACAGCTCAGGATCGCCGGCCATGCGACCGGCTTGGCCGCCGATCAGCCGGAACCCAATGACTTGGCCCGAGAGGTCCAGATTCATGGCCATGCCGTCGGCAGTGTGCGTCGTCGAATGCTCGGAAGTTGCGATGATCGCACGTTTACCCTTGGGTCTGTGCCAGAGCACCTGCCAATAATAAGCCGGAACGGATCGCAGCGCGTCCAAACGCTCCGGTCCCTTGAAATGACTCTGAATATGATACAATAGACGTTTGTCGTGATCCTGTGTCAGCCGCGCACGATATCCCGCTGTCGAGTACCCCATTTCAGCGGCTTTTCGTTCAGCCAGAACTAACACCTGGTCACGATCCAGGGATACATTTGAACAGAATATGGTATAAACGCGAGGAGACAACACAATAAAAACAAACAGCGCGGCCAGCGCTGTCGCGTGCAAAATGATGTTCTTGGTGTACCGAGGGGGGCGCATGCGTTTCTTTTTTCAAGATGATGAACCGGCAAGTAGAATCAGGCGAACAGAAACCGGTCGCTGACTTTGCCTCCACGCTTATTCTATTCTTTTTATACTGCTTACACAGAGAAAAGTTACACGGTTTTCCAAATCAAAGCAAAATAAGTAAAACAGCCGTTTTTATCAAGATATTTTCCGGACAAAAGACAAAGGTCCCCTTAGGACCCGGCAAAACCCCGAGAGCGTTCAGATCACTTTTCGCCAAAAACCTGGGTTTTATACACGTAAAATTCTGCGCCCTGCTTCCATGCATCGCTCGGCAGACCTGCCTTGTGACACAGGCTTTCCATCTCCTCCTCCACCGTCTTCCAGCCTGCTTCCAACGGCACTTCCGGCAAATAAGTGGCGCCGCGACCATTTTTCATCATGATGATGCCGTGAACGCCCATTTGAAATTCATCCAGAGAGGCAATGCGATAGACATTGGTCAGGTACACGGACACCTTGATTTTGATTTTATCCAGCTCGTGGCTGCGCAGGGGTGGAAAGCGCGGATCTTCAAAGGCCGCGGCAATTGCGCGATCCGGCACCAGTTCGTACAGAGGCCGGTCGGACTCGTGGTAGCCGATGCAGCCGCGTAATGTACCGCCCTCGGTCAGAGTGACGAAGACACCCCGCTTCTCCTTGAGCACTTCCAACGACGGCTCGGTCTTGGGGATGCTGCGATGCTGCAAATAATAGGCGATCGCTTCACGCGCCATTTTTATCAGCTGCTTTTGCGCAGCAGCGTCCAAAGGCGGGTATTCGATTTTGTGTGGATTTTTCATGGTACGTTTTCCTCCTTTAACGGCCATGGCGGCATATCCGACGACATAACCGCCACGCTGACCGGTTACATCGTTCGAATTGGTGCGGCCGAGCAAAACGGCTTTGGTTGCACCCAATTTCACCAGCACGGTAGTCATCAAGGAAATGGGGCCGCCGCCGCACGCCTGATAGCGATCAGATAAAAATCCTTCACACAACGTCTGCGGTTTCATGGCTTGAATCGCCTGAATCGTGGCGGTATTGGCCTTTTCGCAAGCCTCATAGGAATAGCCATGATAGAGATCCGAGCTGGCGATTAAAAGCGCCCGCCGTGATTTAAGCACTGCAGCCAGTCCATCGGCCATCTTTTGCAGCATGGGCCAATCATAGCTGCCGACCATGATGGGTACTATGGGGACCTCAGGCAGGGCTACCTGGATAAAAGGCAGCTGTACCTCCAGACTGTGCTCCTCTCTATGGCCTAGTTGAGAGAATTGGATGCCAGGACATTGGCGGACGATTTGAGCGGCCAGATTGCGGTCGATGGCCACAGGACCCAAAGGCGATTGATAGGCCTCGCCGGGATAGATGGTGGCGCCGGTGAACGTATCTCTGTGGCTGGGCGACAGCACCAGGACCACCTGATAATCCTCGCCTTGCACCTGCCGGTAGCCCCTGGCGGCCATGGCGCCGGAATAGATGTACCCGGCATGAGGAACGATCAGCCCCATGACTGCGGCTCCGTCATCCACTCTTTCCGCTTGCTCCATCAAAGCGCGCACCTGACGCCGCAGTTCCTCCGGCCGGTCGGGGTAAAATTGTCCGGCGACAACCGGCTGCCGTATGCCGGTGTCTCGGAACTGCGCGTTCAGCGATGGTACAATGACCAGGGATAAAAGTAGGCCTATGGCCAGTGGCTTTCCCAGGGCGTTCTTCATTTGTCGTTTGATCTGTATCAGTTCGCAGTACACAGGCCGTTGAACCGGCCCGGCACGTCTGATGCGGCGCATCTCGTGGGTGCGGCCGCAGGCAGGGGCAGGATTGCCTGACACATCGCCCTCCTTGTTGAAAACCAAATCATTCCCAGACACCGGCCAAAAGGGCACGGCAATCCGGACAGCGACTGTTTTGGATCCGATTCTCTAAAATCGCATAACCGAATCGATGGATCACCATTTTGTGGCAGTTGGGACAATAGGTGTTCTCCCCCTCATCGCCGGGGATGTTGCCTGTATAGACGTAGTGCAGGCCTGCGTCCAGACCGATCTTTCTCGCCATGGTCAGAGTCGTCGGAGGGGTTGCCGGTACGTTGGTTAAACGGTACATCGGATGAAATCGGGTGAAATGCACTGGCACCTCAGGGCCCAACTCAGCCGCGATCCAGCGGCACATCTCAGTCAATTCCTTGCGATCATCATTTTGACCGGGGATCACCAGATAAACGATCTCAGTCCAAATGTTTTCTTTGCGCAGAAGGACCAATGTATCCAACACAGGCCGGAGTTGACCGGAGACCAGTTCTTTGTAAAAGCGTTCGGTAAACGCTTTAAGATCGATCTTGACCGCGTGCAGCACTCTGCAGAGATCCCGCATGGGCTGCGGCTCAATATACCCGTTGCTGATCATCACGCTGCGCACGCCGAGAGAACGGCCCTGTCCGGCGACGTCATACATATATTCGGCGAAAATGACCGGTTCGTTATAGGTGTAAGCGATGACTGGACACGATTTTTCTCCCGCCAGCCGGACGAGCTGGGGCGGCGGCAGGTAAGTGGCAGGGATCTGTTCCGGCCGAGATTGCGAGATCTCCCAATTCTGGCAGAATTTGCAAAAGACATTACAGCCGGCGGTGGCGATGGAAAAAGCGCGGGCAGAAGGTAAAAAATGAAACAACGGCTTTTTTTCGATCGGATCGATGTGGGCGCTGACCACCTGGCCATAGACCAGCGAATAATAGACGCCGCCGCGGTTTTCACGCGCGCCGCAATAGCCGCGCTCCAGATCGTCGATCACGCAACGACGCGGACAGAGCAAGCAGCGGATCTTGCGATTCGGCAGCTTTTCATAATAGCGCGCTTCCACCAGAGGGCTGTCCGCCCTGGCCGGCCACGCAAGGGCGCAGAGGGCACAACCGGTTTGCCGGATGAATTGCCTCCGGGTCGATATCTCTTGTTTCCTGCTCAACGTTCACCCTTCTGGATTTCTACCGCTGAACTAGAGGGTACAACGCACCAGCTTGATGCGCTCGCGGTCGGCAATCCCCAGGCCATGCCGTGCATCTGCAGCGGTCAAAATGTAACGCGGTTCCCGGCCGGCCTGTTTAAGCGACGGCAGTTTCATCTGCCGCCGTTTTTCCTCGATCAGCTCCCATCCGATCCGATCCAGGGCCGGCATGTCTGTGCTCACCAGCAGACTGTTCATGGGCCAGCACCACTGGGCCATAAACGGCGGACCGCCTTCACATTGCGCCGTCAGTGCGTCGCAGATGGTCAGCCGGTGTTTGCGGCGGATCGGCTCCAACATATTTACATCCGCCACATACGGATCGCCGACCGCATCATGGTATTTGTTGGGGTTGTCTATGGCGCCGAAGAAATTCTTCAAACCGGCGCTGGCGCCTACAATGCCGTGGTCCTTCAGGATCGGCAGATTGATCAGCACGGTGCAGGTTTCAACCACCAGGCGCGAAATACGACTGGCCGCAGACCCGTACTCGTAAACCTGCTGTGTATACCCACACGCGTCGTTGCCGTAACAGCGCGGCGATGGGCCCGACGTACAAATCTTGTATCCGCCCCGCTCCAAATCCCGGTTCAACCGATCCCAGATGATGATCCGGCTCGCCGCCACCCCGGCCTCTTGCAGCCGTTCGCACACAGCCTGCACCAGTTCCGGATGCGTGGACAGGCCGCGTCCGGCAAGAGTGTTGACCTTTAAGCCTACCACATCCTCAGGCCGGACAAGAGATTTCCACGCTTGAAGGGCTTTGACCTGAAAACAGCTCTCCATGGCCGCGTCCAGCAGCCGCTGCAACGGCGCAGAGAGAACGGATCGGTTGCGGTTGCGCACCTCTTCCGCGGTCGCCAACACCACCCTGCTCTCGGACGGCTGCTGCACGACTCCGCGGACCGGCCAGGCAACCGCCAGAGCGCCTGCGGTTTGAAAAAATTTTCTTCGGTTTATAAAAGAGCGACTGACCATAAACCTGTATGCCACCACGCTGCAAACGCTTCCCGTCTGCGTATGAAGAAAAAAACCGCGAACCCCCACTCCCGGGATCGCGGTCATCCTGTTTACAAAACAAAAAAAGAATGGAACGAGCCTAACGCAAGAAGCGATCAACCAGCCGTTTCAGGCTTCCCGGATTCATGGCGTCCCCCTTGTCCTCCTCTGGCTCATCCTCTTTTTTGTCCACCGGCTTTTCCGCTTCCGGTAGGGACTGCTGCACCTGTTCCTTGGCTTGAACATATAACATACGATTGTCAATGGCGATCGCCACCTGGTTGGCCAAAATCTCGAGAATGTTCATGCTCTCTGCATTGGGCAGGCGGCAATCCTGCGGATCATCCACCATGATAAAGCCGATGATCTTTCCTTCCCGCGATTTGATCGGCACCAGCAGCAGCGCATAGTGAGGCCAACCGTCGGTGTAATGGCCGTTGCTGTGGGTTCCGTAATAGATTTGCTTGAAATGCTTGAGCACCGGCTCTTCCTTGGTCACCAGATAGGACTTGCCGCGCTTGTATTGGTCCTTGAGCAGTTCCCCGTATTCTTTGAGATCGTATTTCAGTTCGCCCACCTGCAGAAGCTTGATCTTATCGTCGCAGGCGACCGCTTTGGTCTCCAGCTGTCCGCTCTTCTTGCTGATCAGAATCAGCGAAACCAGATTGAACTCCAGAGAAAATTTGATCGACCAGACCACCTCTTTAAGCAGTTCGTTCAGACTGAGGTAGAGCTTAAAGATGTTGCTGGTCACCAGCACCTGCTTCAAGCGGCGGTTGCGTTTTTCCAAATTGGAAAAGCGGTAATAATTCTCGATGGCGAGCGAAGTGAGTTGACTGAATATCTCCAGATTGCGGAAGGTCGCTTTGGTCGGAATCACCTCATCCAATGGATCCTCGAGCGAGATGTAGCCAAAGACATGCCCTTTGTAATCCGCCAGCTTGAGCAGCACCAGATCCCGCTTATGCCATTTCGTTTCCAGCGGCCGGCGCTGTTCACGCCGCTCGAGTAGATCAGACCCTGCGAGTTCACGCAGCTCCAGATCCTCCTGATCATGGTAGATCACTTTGATCTTGCCGTGATCGCTGAAAAGATGATCGATGACATCAGCCGGCACCTCCACGCGCTTTTCGCCGCCCTGCGCCTCCAGTGCCGTATAACCGACCATAGCGTGCTTGATGTAAGCCTTGCGGCGGCGATCCAACAGTGCCAGAGTGGATTTACGAAAACGAAAAACCTCGCCCGCCACTTCGGCGATGCGTTTGAGCAGTAGATGAATGGGCTCCTGATAACCTAGCTGAACCACCTCGACCAGGTGGTTGACCATCA
This DNA window, taken from bacterium, encodes the following:
- a CDS encoding PAS domain-containing protein is translated as CLDQAIQYDVLLLDSDLFKYDVEGALKQLSKLARHIPIVVMMEDNETDLAIKLKNAGVFSGIFKRKGYLSFLPAHFNEAYKYKQTKLTPAVKPSPAAESPAPVEPQRTVVESMRARSAEEGYFICDRRGRFLSASKAVYGLVKYTEDEILELSISDLLSSEDESMLFHAMVEPAEVSSLPIQLAMELVDKTGDKHPVELKLKVLYDESTGKQIIGFRGVLCPLVEEKADVPALPAEDRVDQQLMVNHLVEVVQLGYQEPIHLLLKRIAEVAGEVFRFRKSTLALLDRRRKAYIKHAMVGYTALEAQGGEKRVEVPADVIDHLFSDHGKIKVIYHDQEDLELRELAGSDLLERREQRRPLETKWHKRDLVLLKLADYKGHVFGYISLEDPLDEVIPTKATFRNLEIFSQLTSLAIENYYRFSNLEKRNRRLKQVLVTSNIFKLYLSLNELLKEVVWSIKFSLEFNLVSLILISKKSGQLETKAVACDDKIKLLQVGELKYDLKEYGELLKDQYKRGKSYLVTKEEPVLKHFKQIYYGTHSNGHYTDGWPHYALLLVPIKSREGKIIGFIMVDDPQDCRLPNAESMNILEILANQVAIAIDNRMLYVQAKEQVQQSLPEAEKPVDKKEDEPEEDKGDAMNPGSLKRLVDRFLR
- the amrB gene encoding AmmeMemoRadiSam system protein B; this encodes MSGNPAPACGRTHEMRRIRRAGPVQRPVYCELIQIKRQMKNALGKPLAIGLLLSLVIVPSLNAQFRDTGIRQPVVAGQFYPDRPEELRRQVRALMEQAERVDDGAAVMGLIVPHAGYIYSGAMAARGYRQVQGEDYQVVLVLSPSHRDTFTGATIYPGEAYQSPLGPVAIDRNLAAQIVRQCPGIQFSQLGHREEHSLEVQLPFIQVALPEVPIVPIMVGSYDWPMLQKMADGLAAVLKSRRALLIASSDLYHGYSYEACEKANTATIQAIQAMKPQTLCEGFLSDRYQACGGGPISLMTTVLVKLGATKAVLLGRTNSNDVTGQRGGYVVGYAAMAVKGGKRTMKNPHKIEYPPLDAAAQKQLIKMAREAIAYYLQHRSIPKTEPSLEVLKEKRGVFVTLTEGGTLRGCIGYHESDRPLYELVPDRAIAAAFEDPRFPPLRSHELDKIKIKVSVYLTNVYRIASLDEFQMGVHGIIMMKNGRGATYLPEVPLEAGWKTVEEEMESLCHKAGLPSDAWKQGAEFYVYKTQVFGEK
- the amrS gene encoding AmmeMemoRadiSam system radical SAM enzyme; protein product: MSRKQEISTRRQFIRQTGCALCALAWPARADSPLVEARYYEKLPNRKIRCLLCPRRCVIDDLERGYCGARENRGGVYYSLVYGQVVSAHIDPIEKKPLFHFLPSARAFSIATAGCNVFCKFCQNWEISQSRPEQIPATYLPPPQLVRLAGEKSCPVIAYTYNEPVIFAEYMYDVAGQGRSLGVRSVMISNGYIEPQPMRDLCRVLHAVKIDLKAFTERFYKELVSGQLRPVLDTLVLLRKENIWTEIVYLVIPGQNDDRKELTEMCRWIAAELGPEVPVHFTRFHPMYRLTNVPATPPTTLTMARKIGLDAGLHYVYTGNIPGDEGENTYCPNCHKMVIHRFGYAILENRIQNSRCPDCRALLAGVWE
- a CDS encoding DUF362 domain-containing protein codes for the protein MVSRSFINRRKFFQTAGALAVAWPVRGVVQQPSESRVVLATAEEVRNRNRSVLSAPLQRLLDAAMESCFQVKALQAWKSLVRPEDVVGLKVNTLAGRGLSTHPELVQAVCERLQEAGVAASRIIIWDRLNRDLERGGYKICTSGPSPRCYGNDACGYTQQVYEYGSAASRISRLVVETCTVLINLPILKDHGIVGASAGLKNFFGAIDNPNKYHDAVGDPYVADVNMLEPIRRKHRLTICDALTAQCEGGPPFMAQWCWPMNSLLVSTDMPALDRIGWELIEEKRRQMKLPSLKQAGREPRYILTAADARHGLGIADRERIKLVRCTL